A portion of the Platichthys flesus chromosome 7, fPlaFle2.1, whole genome shotgun sequence genome contains these proteins:
- the tbc1d25 gene encoding TBC1 domain family member 25, with product MAGEEERGVVRVRVKKCDGVLPMEFRSFAVDPQITSLEVLQHILIRAFDLNGKRSFGISYLSRDKSGTEMYQSLVSDWDLDVAFVSAAKTYLQLKMDIKPSEDSPVMEDWDIISPKDVIGSEQLLAERTRSLAAAALPFTQSLLSQMGRTLSKVQQALSWSYGEEIKPFKPPLSDAEFHSYLNGQGQLTRPEELRLRIYHGGVEPSLRKVVWRYLLNLYPDGLSGQERMDYMKRKTREYDQLKREWTARVSHEDLEFIRGNVLKDVLRTDRAHPYYAGSEDSPHLTALTDLLTTFAITHPQISYCQGMSDIASPILAVMDNEAHAFICFCGIMKRLEGNFCPDGSLMSIKFQHLKLLLQYSDPEFYSYLVSRGADDLFFCYRWLLLELKREFAFDDALRMLEVTWSSLPPDPPETEVELLGPPLDADETVTYKDKTVETFLRDDKEQKEKQRRRHMLRPSREEEDVTRNAVIKQKDRQNVGAGTGSEGSDCDINQVSLVKSDFQAPFEKLTSFGEFKYYTARNEDSFDMEDDDQPQGLTFSKSVQNIPSHQSTDDSEGDPEERTPLIKDCEIGFSPILSPHLFHSGLPIWKSGSSVSLTSSASQSSWPGASPDSPPKSTSPSTNSWREALPSTVPKILTSAAQVLSDTGINSPTTPTVKTSIASPSHPQNRSLLSSPILSFGRGPLLSGSKSSTNNLPSPGNKSLSTATNTPSSLKAETTSIKSCSLPPPQEFGKGNPFMLFLCLSILLEHRDHIIKNSLDYNELAMHFDRLVRRHNLSRVLQRAKALFADYLQSEVWDSEEGDEVSSDSPTTITAVQNSPSSAISDRPIYSPLASPQSSFQNSTYNLTTTIPSPTAQVSFPPAS from the exons ATGGCaggcgaggaggagagaggggtggTCCGTGTCAGAGTCAAG AAATGTGATGGGGTGCTCCCAATGGAGTTTCGGTCCTTTGCTGTTGATCCTCAGATAACATCACTGGAGGTTCTCCAGCACATTCTCATCAGAGCCTTTGATTTGAATGG GAAGCGGAGCTTTGGGATCAGTTACCTGTCTCGGGATAAGAGTGGTACTGAAATGTATCAGTCTCTGGTGTCAGACTGGGATTTGGATGTTGCATTTGTCAGTGCAGCCAAAACCTACTTACAGCTCAAGATGGACATAAAACCATCAGAAGACA GTCCTGTTATGGAGGACTGGGACATCATAAGCCCCAAAGATGTGATTGGCTCTGAGCAGCTTCTTGCAGAGAGGACGAGGTCTCTGGCCGCCGCTGCTCTTCCTTTCACCCAGTCTCTACTGTCCCAG ATGGGCCGAACCTTGTCCAAGGTCCAGCAAGCTTTGAGCTGGTCTTATGGGGAGGAGATCAAGCCATTCAAGCCTCCTCTCAGTGATGCAGAGTTTCACAGTTACCTCAATGGTCAGGGCCAATTGACACGACCCGAGGAACTCAGACTGCGAATCTATCATGGTGGTGTGGAGCCTTCTCTGCGTAAG GTTGTGTGGCGGTACCTCCTGAATTTGTATCCTGATGGACTGAGTGGACAGGAAAGAATGGACTACATGAAGAGAAAGACAAGGGAGTATGACCAGCTGAAGAGAGAGTGGACTGCCCGGGTCAGTCATGAGGACCTTGAATTTATTCGCGGAAATGTTCTCAAAGACGTACTGAGAACCGACCGGGCTCATCCGTACTACGCTGGCTCAGAAGACAGTCCACATCTGACTGCACTTACAGACCTGCTCACCACTTTTGCCATCACCCACCCACAG aTATCATACTGTCAAGGCATGAGTGATATCGCCTCCCCTATACTTGCAGTAATGGACAATGAGGCGCATGCCTTCATTTGCTTTTGTGGCATAATGAAGCGTTTGGAGGGAAACTTCTGTCCAGATGGGTCACTCATGTCTATTAAATTCCAGCATCTAAAGCTGCTTCTGCAGTACTCAGACCCAGAATTTTACTCTTACCTGGTGTCCCGAGGAGCTGATGACCTCTTCTTCTGCTATCGCTGGCTGCTCCTGGAGCTCAAGAGAGAATTTGCGTTTGATGATGCTTTACGGATGCTTGAGGTCACCTGGAGTTCCCTGCCTCCGGATCCGCCTGAGACCGAAGTGGAGCTTCTTGGACCGCCGCTAGACGCTGATGAAACTGTGACCTACAAAGACAAGACAGTTGAGACCTTCCTCAGAGATGATAAGgaacaaaaagagaagcagCGGAGGAGACATATGCTGAGGCcttcaagagaagaagaagatgtgaCCAGGAATGCCgtcataaaacaaaaagacaggcAAAATGTAGGTgctggaacaggaagtgagggcAGTGATTGTGATATTAATCAAGTGAGTCTGGTAAAGTCAGATTTTCAGGCTCCTTTTGAAAAGCTAACAAGTTTTGGAGAATTTAAATACTACACTGCCAGAAATGAAGATAGCTTTGATATGGAAGATGATGACCAACCACAGGGTTTGACTTTTTCAAAGTCGGTACAAAACATCCCAAGTCACCAGTCTACAGATGATAGTGAAGGGGATCCAGAAGAGAGAACACCTCTCATAAAAGACTGTGAAATTGGTTTTTCTCCAATATTATCACCTCACCTCTTTCATAGTGGCCTACCTATTTGGAAAAGTGGCTCTTCCGTGTCTCTGACATCTTCAGCTTCACAGTCCAGCTGGCCAGGAGCGTCTCCAGACTCTCCTCCAAAGTCCACATCCCCATCCACAAACAGTTGGAGAGAGGCCTTACCAAGCACTGTTCCAAAAATATTGACCTCCGCCGCCCAAGTGCTTAGCGATACAGGGATCAACTCTCCCACAACCCCCACTGTAAAAACATCAATTGCATCTCCCTCCCACCCTCAGAATCGATCCCTTCTCTCTTCACCTATTTTGTCCTTTGGCAGAGGCCCCTTGTTGTCTGGCAGCAAGTCATCCACCAACAATCTTCCTTCGCCAGGCAACAAATCTCTCAGTACCGCAACTAACACACCGAGTTCTCTGAAAGCTGAGACCACCAGCATCAAATCGTGTTCGCTGCCGCCTCCGCAAGAGTTCGGCAAAGGCAATCCCTTCATGCTGTTTCTGTGCCTGTCCATCCTGTTGGAGCATCGAGACCACATAATCAAGAACAGCTTGGATTACAATGAGCTAGCCATGCACTTTGATCGGCTAGTGCGGCGCCACAACCTTAGCAGGGTGCTGCAGCGAGCCAAGGCCTTATTTGCAGACTACTTGCAGAGTGAAGTGTGGGACTCAGAGGAAGGGGATGAGGTCAGCTCTGACTCCCCAACAACAATTACCGCTGTGCAAAACTCCCCTTCTTCAGCCATCTCTGACAGGCCCATTTACAGCCCTTTAGCATCGCCTCAGTCATCATTTCAAAACTCAACCTATAACCTCACTACCACCATTCCCTCCCCAACAGCTCAAGTTTCATTTCCCCCCGCTTCCTGA